The following proteins are encoded in a genomic region of Sphingopyxis sp. YF1:
- a CDS encoding P-loop NTPase: MNEHRPVKRTPSLLERAADMFGTDPAAGAPTIDLSSLPAEPERRKTKRKAAPEAEAPPPPSAAESAPEAEILDPVVEAAPVVEPVKPSPRKDIARAAPAVVPARQGTIDRDRLGARGMIVPGAPVTGISEEYRIVKREIIRNFGGTANRPLLPRGHRVLIASANPGEGKTFSAVNLALSLAVEADHDVLLIDADIAKPSVIETLGLEDGPGLMDALADPHLPLGDCLIQTDIAGLKVMPAGTAHMHDTELLASARTEALLAQLEAGAPGRILILDSPPVLAASPAAVLAGHVGQLIMVVRADTTLESSLRDAIGLMGACPHIQLLLNGVKFSPGGRRFGTYYGQGGAS, encoded by the coding sequence ATGAACGAACATCGCCCCGTCAAGCGGACGCCATCGCTGCTCGAACGCGCCGCCGACATGTTCGGCACCGATCCCGCCGCGGGTGCGCCGACGATCGACCTGTCGAGCCTGCCGGCCGAGCCCGAGCGCCGGAAGACCAAGAGGAAGGCCGCGCCCGAGGCCGAGGCGCCGCCGCCGCCGTCCGCCGCCGAATCCGCGCCCGAGGCCGAAATCCTCGACCCCGTGGTCGAGGCGGCGCCGGTGGTCGAGCCCGTCAAACCGTCGCCGCGCAAGGATATCGCGCGGGCGGCGCCGGCCGTGGTGCCGGCGCGGCAGGGAACGATCGACCGCGACCGGCTTGGCGCGCGCGGGATGATCGTGCCCGGCGCACCGGTCACCGGCATTTCCGAAGAATATCGCATCGTGAAGCGCGAGATCATCCGCAATTTCGGCGGCACCGCGAACCGCCCGCTGCTGCCGCGCGGCCACCGCGTGCTGATCGCCTCGGCGAACCCGGGCGAGGGCAAGACCTTTTCGGCGGTCAACCTCGCGCTCAGCCTCGCGGTTGAGGCCGATCACGACGTGCTGCTGATCGACGCCGACATCGCCAAGCCGAGCGTGATCGAGACGCTGGGGCTCGAGGACGGGCCGGGGCTGATGGACGCGCTCGCCGATCCGCACCTGCCGCTCGGCGACTGCCTGATCCAGACCGACATCGCGGGGCTGAAGGTGATGCCCGCCGGTACCGCGCACATGCACGACACCGAATTGCTCGCCTCGGCGCGCACCGAGGCGCTGCTCGCGCAGCTCGAGGCGGGGGCGCCGGGGCGCATCCTGATCCTCGATTCGCCGCCGGTGCTCGCCGCGTCGCCCGCGGCGGTGCTCGCGGGGCACGTCGGCCAGCTGATCATGGTCGTGCGCGCCGACACGACGCTCGAAAGCTCGCTGCGCGACGCGATCGGACTGATGGGCGCGTGCCCGCACATCCAATTGCTCCTCAACGGGGTCAAATTCTCGCCGGGCGGCCGCCGCTTCGGCACCTATTATGGACAGGGAGGCGCGTCCTGA
- a CDS encoding XrtA system polysaccharide deacetylase, whose protein sequence is MQNGLSVDVEDWFQVGAFERTIDRADWPALECRVEANSDAVLQIFADAGVRGTFFTLGWVAERYPALIRRIVDAGHELASHGYDHKRVFQMSAAEFAADLQKTQAILEDLGGVAVRGYRAPSFSVDHRTPWAHAVLAEQGYAYSSSVAPVVHDHYGWPASPRHAWRPLADSDLVEWPVTTARFAGRTLAAGGGGFMRLLPYGFTRWAIGRMNAEGHPAILYFHPWEIDPGQPRVADAPLRSKFRHYSGLSAMAGKLRKLLGDFEWTRADALLPAQRQRAMPWQAAA, encoded by the coding sequence ATGCAGAACGGCCTGTCGGTCGATGTCGAGGACTGGTTCCAGGTCGGCGCCTTTGAGCGCACGATCGACCGTGCCGACTGGCCGGCGCTCGAATGCCGGGTCGAGGCGAACAGCGACGCGGTGTTGCAGATTTTTGCCGACGCCGGGGTGCGCGGCACCTTTTTCACGCTGGGCTGGGTCGCCGAACGCTATCCGGCGCTGATCCGGCGGATCGTCGATGCGGGGCACGAACTCGCAAGCCACGGATATGACCACAAGCGCGTGTTCCAGATGAGCGCCGCCGAATTCGCTGCCGACCTCCAAAAGACGCAGGCAATCCTCGAGGATCTGGGCGGGGTCGCGGTGCGCGGCTATCGCGCGCCGAGCTTCTCGGTCGATCACCGCACCCCCTGGGCGCATGCGGTGCTCGCCGAACAGGGCTATGCCTATTCGTCGAGCGTCGCGCCGGTCGTGCACGATCATTATGGCTGGCCCGCCAGCCCGCGCCACGCGTGGCGACCGCTCGCCGACAGCGATCTCGTCGAATGGCCGGTAACCACCGCGCGCTTTGCGGGGCGCACGCTCGCGGCGGGCGGCGGCGGTTTCATGCGGCTCCTGCCCTATGGCTTCACGCGCTGGGCGATCGGGAGGATGAACGCCGAGGGGCATCCCGCGATCCTCTATTTCCATCCGTGGGAAATCGACCCCGGCCAGCCGCGCGTCGCCGACGCGCCGCTCCGGTCGAAGTTCCGCCATTACAGCGGCCTGTCGGCGATGGCGGGCAAGCTTCGCAAACTGCTCGGCGATTTCGAATGGACACGCGCCGACGCGCTGCTTCCAGCGCAGCGGCAGCGCGCCATGCCCTGGCAAGCCGCGGCGTGA
- a CDS encoding FemAB family XrtA/PEP-CTERM system-associated protein, translated as MNAPTLSPRPDFAGAPLSDAAAWDAYVAAHPQATPFHSRAWCEAITRATGHRCHLITARDATGVLTGLLPLHHVRSPLFGQALVGSGFAVDGGLLADDPAVAATLAEGAAAMAASLGVPSVELRGGAVPTGTGWTREEGVYAGFARDLAADDEAELLAIPRKQRAEVRKALAGGLTVTTGRDAAVRAAHHAVYAESVRNLGTPVFPKALFSHVLDAFGDAADILEVRHDGRVVASVLSLYWRGVVMPYWGGGTFAARGLRANELMYYALMRHARGRGCTRFDFGRSKLGTGPFAYKKNWGFEPEPRVYARWLAPGERPRDTNPNSARYRLQVDLWKKLPLWAANRIGPLIARGLG; from the coding sequence GTGAATGCCCCGACGCTTTCGCCGCGGCCGGATTTCGCCGGTGCGCCCCTGTCCGATGCCGCGGCGTGGGATGCCTATGTCGCCGCGCATCCGCAGGCGACGCCCTTTCACAGCCGTGCGTGGTGCGAGGCGATCACCCGCGCCACCGGTCATCGCTGTCACCTGATCACCGCGCGCGACGCGACCGGGGTGCTGACCGGCTTGTTGCCGCTCCACCACGTCCGCTCGCCGCTGTTCGGGCAGGCGCTCGTCGGCAGCGGCTTCGCGGTCGACGGCGGGCTGCTCGCCGACGATCCAGCGGTGGCCGCGACGCTCGCCGAGGGCGCGGCGGCGATGGCCGCCTCGCTCGGCGTGCCGTCGGTCGAACTGCGCGGCGGCGCGGTGCCCACCGGCACGGGCTGGACTCGCGAGGAGGGGGTTTATGCCGGCTTTGCGCGCGACCTCGCCGCCGACGACGAGGCCGAACTGCTCGCGATCCCGCGCAAGCAGCGCGCCGAGGTGCGCAAGGCGCTGGCGGGCGGGCTGACGGTGACGACCGGACGTGACGCCGCCGTGCGCGCTGCCCACCATGCCGTCTATGCCGAGAGCGTCCGCAACCTCGGCACGCCGGTCTTTCCCAAGGCCTTGTTTTCGCACGTGCTCGATGCCTTTGGCGACGCTGCCGACATCCTCGAGGTGCGCCATGACGGGCGCGTCGTGGCAAGCGTGCTCAGCCTCTACTGGCGCGGCGTGGTGATGCCCTATTGGGGCGGCGGCACCTTCGCCGCGCGCGGGCTGCGCGCGAACGAGCTGATGTATTATGCGCTGATGCGCCACGCGCGCGGTCGCGGCTGCACGCGCTTCGATTTCGGGCGCTCGAAGCTCGGCACCGGCCCCTTCGCCTACAAGAAGAACTGGGGTTTCGAACCCGAACCGCGCGTCTATGCCCGCTGGCTCGCGCCGGGCGAACGCCCGCGCGACACCAATCCCAACAGCGCCCGATACCGGCTTCAGGTCGACCTGTGGAAAAAGCTGCCGCTGTGGGCGGCGAACCGCATCGGGCCGCTGATCGCGCGCGGCCTCGGCTGA
- a CDS encoding TIGR03087 family PEP-CTERM/XrtA system glycosyltransferase yields MAEILFLVHRAPWPPDRGDRIRSWHMFEALAKLAPVHVAALADNESDAAAARAKMAPLCKSLAVEVRNASRPVALAQAVLRGEPVSNRLFRNAALARHVAALLARGDVTHIVAFSGQMAQYLPAGFDGPVVMDFVDVDSAKFATYAAQDGRQPLHWVHAREARVLADYEAEVAARVDASLFVSAAEAALFRGRSGLDADRVRAVENGIDTGRFDPALPFEPVGAGEGPLAVFTGQMDYRPNIDAVRWFAADILPLLRQRHPDARFVIVGRAPTEEVRALAARPGVTVTGEVPDVRPWLAAADVVVAPLLLARGIQNKLLEAMAMARPVVASAAAAEGIDATPGDHLLVADGAEGIAAATASLFDDRARAAAMGRAARDRMIARYGWDARLAPLADLLGLAA; encoded by the coding sequence ATGGCCGAAATCCTCTTTCTGGTGCACCGCGCGCCCTGGCCGCCCGACCGCGGCGACCGCATCCGCAGCTGGCACATGTTCGAGGCGCTGGCGAAGCTGGCGCCGGTGCATGTCGCGGCGCTGGCCGACAATGAGAGCGATGCGGCCGCCGCGCGCGCGAAGATGGCGCCGCTGTGCAAAAGCCTGGCGGTCGAGGTGCGCAACGCCTCGCGTCCGGTCGCGCTGGCGCAGGCGGTGCTGCGCGGCGAGCCGGTGTCGAACCGGCTGTTCCGCAACGCCGCATTGGCGCGCCATGTCGCGGCGTTGCTGGCCCGCGGCGACGTGACGCATATCGTCGCCTTTTCGGGGCAGATGGCGCAATATCTGCCCGCGGGTTTCGACGGCCCGGTGGTGATGGATTTCGTCGACGTCGATTCGGCGAAATTCGCCACCTATGCGGCGCAGGACGGGCGCCAGCCGCTGCACTGGGTGCACGCCCGCGAGGCGCGCGTGCTCGCCGATTACGAGGCCGAGGTCGCGGCGCGCGTCGACGCGAGCCTGTTCGTCAGCGCGGCCGAGGCGGCGCTGTTCCGTGGACGGAGCGGGCTCGACGCCGACCGGGTGCGCGCGGTCGAGAACGGCATCGACACCGGGCGTTTCGACCCCGCGCTGCCGTTCGAACCGGTCGGCGCGGGCGAGGGACCGCTCGCGGTCTTCACCGGGCAGATGGATTATCGCCCCAATATCGACGCGGTGCGCTGGTTCGCGGCCGACATCCTGCCGCTGCTCCGGCAACGCCACCCCGATGCGCGCTTCGTGATCGTCGGGCGCGCGCCGACCGAAGAGGTGCGCGCGCTCGCCGCGCGGCCCGGCGTCACGGTGACGGGCGAGGTGCCCGACGTGCGCCCCTGGCTCGCCGCGGCCGATGTGGTGGTGGCGCCGCTGCTGCTCGCGCGCGGCATCCAGAACAAGCTGCTCGAGGCGATGGCGATGGCGCGTCCGGTCGTCGCGAGCGCCGCCGCCGCCGAGGGGATCGATGCGACCCCGGGGGATCATCTGCTGGTCGCCGACGGCGCCGAGGGCATCGCGGCAGCGACCGCGTCATTGTTCGACGACCGTGCGCGGGCGGCGGCGATGGGGCGCGCGGCGCGCGACCGGATGATCGCGCGCTACGGCTGGGACGCGCGGCTCGCGCCGCTCGCCGATCTGCTGGGGCTGGCGGCATGA
- the xrtA gene encoding exosortase A, with the protein MSAPKIRLGSPKAWTAWQRHLAALAGLWTVLLAIFHGDAADMAGIWWHSSTFTHCLLMVPMIGWLVSQRVPLLRTLAPAWWPPALLWIAGGGLTWLVGEAAGVGLFRQLGLVLMLQGAVGAALGERLVRGLLFPLAYALLLVPFGEELVPLLQTFTAHISIVLLHLAGLEAQMEGVFITTRAGFFEVAEECSGVNFLIAMLAYSVFAAHLCFKSWTRRIVFVALALVTTILANALRAWATMVAAEIWGIEAAGGIDHIFYGWIFFGLVILLVMLVAKRWFDRPANDAAVDLAGLHGTPRFAGPAKVVLPAALALPLLFAAWAGLVGGRDAPLAATIEVATPAGWRETLADGVRWTPRFDGADRVTLRHFVDAKGRRVTVAIGGYERQAEGREVVAFGQGAVDTGGGWAWSARLAGVDGGRTERLLHPGPVLRDAATFYVVDGVATGDPRRAKIAGLKARLLGGDPRALSLIVSSEQGQGGVQAIGDFVSASGGAQVMADRALETR; encoded by the coding sequence ATGAGCGCGCCGAAGATCCGGCTCGGGTCGCCGAAGGCGTGGACGGCCTGGCAGCGGCACCTTGCCGCGCTGGCGGGACTGTGGACCGTGCTGCTCGCGATCTTTCATGGCGACGCTGCCGACATGGCGGGCATCTGGTGGCACAGTTCGACCTTTACCCACTGCCTGCTGATGGTGCCGATGATCGGCTGGCTGGTGTCGCAGCGCGTGCCGCTGCTCAGGACGCTGGCGCCGGCGTGGTGGCCGCCCGCGCTGCTCTGGATCGCGGGGGGCGGACTGACCTGGCTCGTCGGTGAAGCGGCTGGCGTCGGCCTGTTCCGCCAGCTTGGGCTGGTGCTGATGCTGCAGGGCGCGGTCGGCGCGGCGCTGGGCGAAAGGCTCGTGCGCGGGCTGCTCTTCCCGCTGGCCTATGCGCTGCTGCTTGTGCCCTTCGGCGAAGAACTGGTGCCTTTGCTCCAGACCTTCACCGCGCATATCAGCATCGTCCTGCTCCATCTCGCGGGGCTCGAGGCGCAGATGGAGGGTGTGTTCATCACTACGCGGGCGGGTTTTTTCGAGGTCGCCGAGGAATGTTCGGGGGTCAATTTCCTGATCGCGATGCTCGCTTACTCGGTGTTCGCGGCGCATCTCTGCTTCAAAAGCTGGACGCGGCGGATCGTTTTCGTCGCGCTCGCGCTGGTGACGACGATCCTCGCCAATGCGCTGCGCGCATGGGCGACGATGGTCGCGGCGGAGATCTGGGGGATCGAGGCGGCGGGCGGCATCGACCATATCTTTTACGGCTGGATCTTTTTCGGACTCGTCATCCTGCTGGTGATGCTGGTCGCGAAGCGCTGGTTTGACCGCCCGGCGAACGACGCCGCGGTCGACCTCGCGGGGTTGCACGGCACGCCGCGTTTCGCGGGCCCGGCGAAGGTCGTGCTGCCCGCCGCGCTCGCGCTGCCGCTGCTGTTCGCCGCGTGGGCGGGGCTGGTCGGCGGGCGCGACGCGCCGCTCGCGGCGACGATCGAGGTCGCGACGCCCGCGGGCTGGCGCGAAACGCTGGCCGACGGGGTGCGCTGGACACCGCGTTTCGACGGCGCCGACCGCGTGACGCTGCGCCATTTCGTCGATGCGAAAGGGCGCCGGGTGACGGTCGCGATCGGCGGCTATGAACGCCAGGCCGAGGGGCGCGAGGTCGTCGCTTTCGGGCAGGGGGCGGTCGATACCGGCGGCGGCTGGGCATGGAGCGCGCGGCTCGCCGGCGTCGACGGCGGGCGGACCGAACGGCTGCTCCATCCGGGGCCCGTGCTGCGCGATGCCGCAACCTTCTATGTCGTCGACGGCGTCGCGACCGGCGATCCGCGCCGCGCGAAGATCGCGGGATTGAAGGCGCGGCTGCTCGGCGGCGATCCGCGCGCGCTGTCGCTGATCGTGTCGAGCGAACAGGGACAGGGGGGCGTACAAGCGATCGGCGATTTCGTTTCCGCGTCGGGCGGAGCGCAGGTGATGGCTGACCGCGCGCTCGAAACGCGTTAA
- a CDS encoding XrtA/PEP-CTERM system amidotransferase: MCGIAGLYHLDTAKPVDPARLRAMLHPMGHRGPDGSGTWTAPGVGLGHLRLSIIDIEGSPQPMASDDEAVTISFNGEIYNFRELRSELEDRGHRFRTSGDTEVIVAAWRQWGVDCLPRLNGMFAFAIHDHRRGCLFLARDRLGVKPLHHARLSDGSVAFASELKGLLRHPLLRQEANLSAVEDFLALGYVPDDNCIVAGVEKLPAGHYLLLERGKPMPRPTRWWAPDFSKRIRASEGEAAEHLVHLMRAAVTDRMVADVPLGAFLSGGVDSSAVVALMAEASSKAVKTCTIGFDQAALDETAHAQMVAERFATDHRTRTVAASDFDLIDRIADMFDEPFADASALPTYRVCELAREEVTVALSGDGADEAFAGYRRLVFQHQEERLRGLIPGVLRRNILGPLARVWPQMDWAPRPLRARATLASLSKSGAEGYAEAVGVTGPAQRARLFNGAAKRALGDHVAEARYWKAMAEAPAREALDRAQYADMMIWLPGDILTKTDRMSMAVSLEVREPLLDYRLVEFAASLPASMRVKGGTGKAIMKQAMERYLPHDILYRPKMGFVTPVSHWFRGPLIEQARALATSSTLARSGWFDMAEIERIVAAHQSGRRDHGRLIWQFFMLEKSLTKLFEI, encoded by the coding sequence ATGTGCGGGATCGCGGGTCTTTATCATCTGGACACGGCCAAGCCGGTCGATCCCGCGCGGCTGCGCGCGATGCTCCACCCGATGGGACATCGCGGCCCCGACGGCAGCGGCACCTGGACCGCGCCCGGCGTCGGGCTCGGCCATTTGCGCCTGTCGATCATCGACATCGAGGGCAGTCCGCAGCCGATGGCGAGCGACGACGAAGCGGTGACGATCAGCTTCAACGGCGAGATCTATAATTTCCGCGAGTTGCGGAGCGAGCTTGAGGACCGCGGCCACCGTTTCCGGACCAGCGGCGATACCGAGGTGATCGTCGCGGCGTGGCGGCAATGGGGCGTCGACTGCCTGCCGCGGCTCAACGGCATGTTCGCCTTTGCGATCCACGACCACCGGCGCGGTTGCCTGTTCCTCGCGCGCGACCGGCTGGGGGTGAAGCCACTGCACCATGCGCGACTGTCCGACGGGTCGGTGGCTTTCGCCTCCGAGCTCAAGGGCCTGCTGCGCCACCCGCTGCTGCGGCAGGAGGCCAATCTGTCGGCGGTCGAGGATTTCCTCGCGCTGGGCTATGTTCCCGACGACAATTGCATCGTCGCGGGGGTCGAGAAATTGCCCGCGGGTCATTATCTGCTGCTCGAACGCGGCAAGCCGATGCCCCGGCCGACACGGTGGTGGGCGCCCGATTTTTCGAAGCGCATCCGGGCTTCGGAAGGCGAGGCGGCCGAGCATCTGGTGCATCTGATGCGCGCCGCGGTGACCGACCGCATGGTCGCTGACGTGCCGCTCGGCGCCTTTTTGTCGGGCGGGGTCGATTCGAGCGCGGTCGTCGCGCTGATGGCAGAGGCGAGCAGCAAGGCGGTCAAAACCTGCACCATCGGCTTCGACCAGGCGGCGCTCGACGAGACGGCCCATGCGCAGATGGTCGCCGAACGTTTTGCCACCGATCACCGCACGCGGACCGTCGCGGCGAGCGATTTCGACCTGATCGACCGCATCGCCGACATGTTCGACGAGCCCTTTGCCGACGCGAGTGCGCTGCCGACGTACCGCGTGTGCGAGCTCGCGCGCGAGGAGGTGACGGTGGCGCTGTCGGGCGACGGCGCCGACGAAGCGTTCGCGGGATATCGCCGGCTGGTATTCCAGCATCAGGAAGAGCGGTTGCGCGGGTTGATCCCCGGGGTGCTGCGGCGGAATATCCTCGGGCCGCTCGCCAGGGTCTGGCCGCAGATGGACTGGGCCCCGCGTCCGCTGCGCGCGCGCGCGACGCTCGCCAGCCTGTCGAAGAGCGGCGCCGAAGGCTATGCCGAGGCGGTCGGCGTGACCGGCCCCGCGCAGCGCGCGCGATTGTTCAACGGCGCCGCGAAACGGGCGCTGGGCGATCATGTCGCCGAAGCGCGCTACTGGAAGGCGATGGCCGAGGCGCCCGCGCGCGAGGCGCTCGACCGCGCGCAATATGCCGACATGATGATCTGGCTGCCCGGCGACATCCTGACCAAGACCGACCGGATGAGCATGGCGGTGAGCCTTGAGGTGCGCGAGCCTTTGCTCGACTACCGGCTGGTCGAATTCGCCGCGTCGCTGCCGGCGTCGATGCGCGTCAAGGGCGGCACGGGCAAGGCGATCATGAAGCAGGCGATGGAGCGTTACCTGCCGCACGACATCCTCTATCGCCCCAAGATGGGGTTCGTGACGCCGGTGTCGCACTGGTTTCGCGGGCCGCTGATCGAGCAGGCAAGGGCGCTGGCGACCTCGTCGACGCTTGCGCGGTCGGGCTGGTTCGACATGGCCGAAATCGAACGCATCGTCGCCGCGCACCAGTCGGGCCGCCGCGACCATGGGCGGCTGATCTGGCAATTTTTCATGCTCGAAAAGTCGCTGACGAAGCTGTTCGAGATCTAG
- a CDS encoding GNAT family N-acetyltransferase, which yields MTVHPAFPVDGLAPAAPIAVRVVDPLALSPPLAAAWDALAAEASEPNPFVERWCLQSALHLLDPERHARLVMVQGGADGPLIGVMPLAAAARYGPLPLRHVTGWAHPNHFHGAPLVRAGTESLFWSILLGWCDAAPWARTMLHVPRLTADGPLHRALTDVARGRGGDAAVVHREERALLDSALSPADYWDAAVRGKKRKELRRQANRLAEQGAVAFRRWAADDAIEPWIDAFLDLEARGWKGRAGSALASHGDTEAWFRAIVAGAAAAGKLDMRALDLDGRPLAMLVNFLCVPGGFSFKTAFDEDYARFSPGVLLQQANLDLLGDARIAWIDSCAAPGHPMIDSVWRERRALVWTNVPLGGAGDRFRFNALKRAERLWHRWKRAGPDSIEDQDQP from the coding sequence ATGACGGTGCATCCCGCCTTTCCCGTTGACGGACTCGCGCCCGCCGCGCCGATCGCGGTGCGCGTGGTCGATCCGCTCGCGCTGTCGCCGCCGCTCGCCGCGGCGTGGGATGCGCTCGCGGCCGAGGCGAGCGAGCCCAATCCCTTCGTCGAGCGCTGGTGCCTGCAGTCGGCGCTGCACCTGCTCGATCCCGAGCGGCATGCGCGGCTGGTGATGGTACAGGGCGGGGCGGACGGACCGCTGATCGGAGTGATGCCGCTCGCGGCCGCGGCGCGCTACGGGCCGCTGCCGCTGCGTCACGTCACAGGCTGGGCGCATCCCAATCATTTCCATGGCGCACCGCTCGTCCGCGCCGGGACCGAAAGCCTGTTCTGGTCGATCCTGCTCGGCTGGTGCGACGCGGCGCCCTGGGCGCGGACCATGCTGCATGTGCCGCGGCTCACCGCCGACGGACCGTTGCACCGCGCGCTGACCGACGTGGCGCGCGGGCGGGGCGGCGATGCGGCGGTGGTCCATCGCGAGGAACGCGCGCTGCTCGACAGCGCGCTGTCGCCGGCCGATTATTGGGACGCCGCGGTGCGCGGAAAGAAGCGCAAGGAACTGCGGCGGCAGGCGAACCGGCTCGCCGAACAGGGGGCGGTCGCGTTTCGGCGCTGGGCCGCGGACGACGCGATCGAGCCGTGGATCGACGCCTTCCTCGATCTCGAGGCGCGCGGCTGGAAGGGGCGCGCCGGATCGGCGCTTGCGAGCCATGGTGATACCGAGGCCTGGTTCCGCGCGATCGTCGCGGGCGCCGCGGCCGCGGGCAAGCTCGACATGCGCGCGCTCGACCTCGACGGCCGGCCGCTGGCGATGCTCGTCAATTTCCTGTGCGTGCCCGGGGGCTTTTCGTTCAAGACCGCGTTCGACGAGGATTATGCGCGTTTCTCGCCCGGGGTCCTGCTCCAGCAGGCGAACCTCGACCTGCTGGGCGACGCGCGTATCGCGTGGATCGACAGCTGCGCCGCGCCGGGGCACCCGATGATCGACAGCGTGTGGCGCGAACGCCGCGCGCTGGTGTGGACAAATGTGCCGCTGGGCGGCGCGGGCGACCGGTTTCGTTTCAACGCGCTCAAAAGGGCCGAGCGGCTCTGGCATCGCTGGAAGCGCGCCGGGCCCGACAGTATCGAGGATCAGGATCAGCCATGA
- a CDS encoding cupin-like domain-containing protein: MTAHAIIDRPVFSPDTLAAMARLYPREAGLLHHRLPDHPLLSLDALAVLGEGLPAAQVEYNPGDLPVGIAPEDVPSNGLSIGETIRTIDANRSWAVLKNIETEAPYRDLLMRLLGELEPVVEPRTGAMLTPQGFIFISSPGSITPFHFDPEHNILLQLRGTKVMNVWPAGDERFAHRVEHERYHTGGHRNLPWQDGFEGGQQRVPLAPGDAVLMPVMAPHFVANGDAPSISLSITWRSEWSYRESEAHAANAALRRMGLDPAMPPRWPSYAWAKTVGWRVARKFRLVE, from the coding sequence ATGACCGCCCACGCCATCATCGACCGCCCCGTCTTTTCGCCCGATACGCTGGCGGCGATGGCGCGGCTCTATCCGCGCGAGGCCGGGCTGCTCCACCACCGGCTGCCCGACCATCCGCTGCTGTCGCTCGACGCGCTGGCGGTGCTGGGCGAGGGCCTGCCCGCGGCGCAGGTCGAATATAATCCCGGCGACCTGCCCGTCGGGATCGCGCCCGAGGACGTGCCATCGAACGGGCTGTCGATCGGCGAGACGATCCGCACGATCGACGCGAACCGCAGCTGGGCGGTGCTCAAGAATATCGAGACCGAAGCGCCGTACCGCGACCTGCTGATGCGGCTGCTCGGCGAGTTGGAGCCCGTCGTCGAACCGCGCACCGGCGCGATGCTGACGCCGCAGGGCTTCATCTTCATCTCGTCGCCGGGATCGATCACGCCGTTCCACTTCGATCCCGAACATAATATCCTGCTCCAGCTGCGCGGGACCAAGGTGATGAACGTCTGGCCCGCGGGCGACGAACGCTTCGCGCACCGCGTCGAACACGAGCGCTATCACACGGGCGGGCACCGCAACCTGCCGTGGCAGGACGGGTTCGAAGGCGGGCAGCAGCGCGTGCCGCTGGCGCCGGGCGACGCGGTGCTGATGCCCGTGATGGCGCCGCATTTCGTCGCCAACGGCGATGCGCCGTCGATCTCGCTGTCGATCACTTGGCGCAGCGAATGGAGTTACCGCGAATCCGAAGCGCACGCCGCCAACGCGGCGCTGCGCCGCATGGGACTCGACCCCGCGATGCCCCCGCGCTGGCCGAGCTATGCGTGGGCAAAGACAGTCGGCTGGCGCGTAGCGCGGAAATTCCGGCTGGTCGAATAA
- the infA gene encoding translation initiation factor IF-1 — MAKEELLEMRGQVVELLPNAMFRVRLENDHEILGHTAGKMRKNRIRVLVGDEVLVELTPYDLTKGRITYRFK; from the coding sequence ATGGCGAAAGAAGAACTTCTGGAAATGCGCGGCCAGGTGGTCGAGTTGCTGCCCAATGCGATGTTTCGCGTGCGACTCGAAAACGACCACGAAATCCTCGGTCACACGGCCGGCAAGATGCGCAAGAACCGCATCCGCGTTCTGGTGGGCGACGAAGTGCTCGTCGAGCTCACCCCCTATGACCTGACCAAGGGTCGGATCACCTATCGCTTCAAGTGA
- a CDS encoding nucleoside triphosphate pyrophosphatase, with protein MSGAVSFPALVLASTSPRRRELLARIGVVPARVAAPDIDETPLKGELPRAYVARLAESKARAVERGADEVVLAGDTTVAVGRRILEKPADEADLRRMLALLSGRRHHVWSGVAMVDREDRLRVRVADTIVAFKALSAAEIDWYVASGEGMGKAGGYAIQGRAEMFVRFLSGSHSNVVGLPLFETRSLLTAAGVPLG; from the coding sequence GTGAGCGGCGCGGTTTCCTTTCCCGCGCTGGTTCTCGCTTCGACATCGCCGCGCCGGCGCGAGTTGCTGGCGCGGATCGGCGTCGTGCCCGCGCGCGTCGCTGCCCCTGACATCGACGAAACGCCGCTGAAGGGTGAATTGCCGCGCGCCTATGTCGCGCGGCTCGCCGAGAGCAAGGCGCGCGCGGTCGAGCGCGGCGCGGACGAAGTCGTGCTCGCGGGCGACACGACGGTCGCGGTCGGGCGGCGCATCCTCGAAAAACCGGCCGACGAGGCCGACCTGCGCCGCATGCTCGCCCTGTTGTCGGGGCGACGGCACCATGTCTGGTCGGGGGTTGCAATGGTCGACCGCGAGGACCGGCTGCGCGTGCGCGTCGCCGACACGATCGTCGCCTTCAAGGCGCTGAGCGCCGCCGAAATCGACTGGTATGTCGCGAGCGGCGAGGGGATGGGCAAGGCGGGCGGCTATGCGATCCAGGGGCGCGCCGAGATGTTCGTGCGCTTCCTGTCGGGCAGTCATTCGAACGTCGTCGGCCTGCCGCTGTTCGAGACGCGCAGCCTGCTCACCGCCGCGGGCGTGCCGCTTGGCTGA